TTTCCTGATATGTAGTATAATAGAATTCCAAAAATAGATATTATTGTGACTAACTTTACAAATATTATAGGCTTATCTATATAATCCCCACGATAGAATATTATTACAGCAAATATGCCTATAAATATACTTTTTACTGCACCACATAAGAAAATATATAAAATTATAAATAAACTTAGAAAAAAAGTATTCTTTTTTTTATATTTTATAGAATACGCCATAAGTATAGGTGCCCCTACTCTTGTAAGAGGTGATACTAAGTAGCCTAGTATCCCCATATTAATTTCTCTAAAATCTAATCTTGTATCATAAATATCAATTAATAATAAATTCTTCAAGTTTATTTTATCTATATATTTAATAATAAATGGAATTAATAGAATTAATGATACAATCAATATCTTCCTTAATATATTTTGATTTAACTCTATATTATATTTTGAGGGTTTAAAATTAAATTTAATATTACTTACCAATAGTATCGAACCTAACATTATTAGTGTAGCTATTGTAGGCTTGAATGAATATTCATTATATTGATATACAATTACTGTCCCATAAAGATTATATACCAATAATATATTCCATATAGCATAAATTATCTTATCTTTTATAAAGATTCCCATCAAAGTAAATATACCTACTATAGAAATCCCCAATGTAAATCTACTTATTTTAAAAATAAAATTAAATCCCATATAATTATATACATCAGATATAATTAAACAATACGCAAGCGATAAACTAATAAAACATATTATTTCATAGAGAAATAATTTTAACCTTTTTTTTGAAATTTTATGATTTAATACCATATTTAAATGCTCCCTATAAAATAATTCAACTTTTAGTTATATTTTCATATATACTTATATATTTTTTAGCAACTGTATTCCAATTAAATTCATAAATTTTATCACGCTTAAAACTGCTAACTTCATTATAGTTTTTTATTAAATCTTCTATCTTTTCACAAATGTTATCTATGTCATTATAATTAGCAGAATATCCAACATATCCATCCTTAAAATATCCATCAAATCCTTGACCTTTTGTGTATATTACTGGTACCCCTTGTGTTAATGCCTCTACATATACCAGTCCAAAAGTTTCATATTGAGATACCATTGCAAATATATGAGCATCTTTATATAATTTAATTAACTGTTCCTTTTCCATATATCCATGAATTTTAATATGTTCCACATCGGAACTAGATAGTTTTTTTATTTTTTTTAATCTATTTCCTTTTCCAACTAAATTTAAATTTATGCAATACCCTTTTTGATTGAGTAATTTTGTTGCATGTATTAAACTTTCTACATTCTTATTTTTATTAAACTCGCCTACATAGATCAAGTTGATTTGATTATCTATTTTCTTTTTTTCCAAACATATATTCTCTATCCAAAATTGATTAACTCCATTTGGTATAACTTCCAAATTTAATTTCATATCTTCATCTATATAATTTTCTAACATATAGTCTCTATATGAATGAGATATAAATATAACTTTTTTAGCACTTTTCATTATTTCTAACCCTAATGTTCTTAAATGCGGCATGTATTTAAAAAAAACATTGATATCTGTATTTCTAACTGCTACTATGTAATCTATATTCTTTTCTTGCTTTAATTTATATGCTATATACCCATTTACAAACAATGAATGAGCATGAATTACATCAACATCTGAAAGGTTAACCTTATTTAGCATATCTTTATATATTTTTTTCATTTTTAACTTAAAATTAAGTCTATCTAAATTATTGAAATTTTTTGAGTATATATAATTTGTGCTTTTTAAACCATCTTTATAATTCTTATTTATAAGTTTATCAGAGTTAATAGGTATATATACTTCATTACTTACCCCTAATTCATCTAAATTAGTTATAAGATTTTTATAGAGTTTTGATCCTATATAATAAGAACATATATGTAATACTTTCATAAATTCTCCTTTGTTTATAATCTCCAGTATATAAATTCATTTTTATCTAAATCACTTTTATTGTATATACCTTTTATATCTATTAATACCTTTTTATCATCATTATACATCCCTGTTAACTGTTCTATACTCATTTGTTTAAAATCATTATGTTCTACTGCATATATAACTGCATCAACAGAATTAAGTTCATCTATTGAGTTAAGCTGTATTTTATATTCATCAAAAGCTTCTTGTTTATCTGCAATGGGATCATAAATTAAAACCTCTATACCGTAGTCCTTAAGCTCATTTATTATATCTATAACTTTTGTGTTTCTAGTATCTGGACAATTTTCTTTAAATGTAAGTCCTAATATTGCAACTTTACATCCATTTATTTTTTTCTCTGCTTTTATAAGTTTTTTTATTGTATTTTCAACTACATAATTAGCCATTCCATCATTTATTTTTCTTCCAGATAAAATTATCTGAGAGTGATAACCTAATTCTTCTGCTTTATATATAAAATAATATGGATCAACTCCTATACAGTGTCCTCCTACTAAACCTGGCTTGAAATTCAAAAAATTCCATTTAGTACTTGCTGCTTTTAATACCTCTTGTGTATCTATACCCATTTTATTAAATACCATAGCTAATTCATTCATAAATGCAATATTGATATCTCTCTGCGAATTTTCTATGACTTTTGCAGCTTCTGCTACCTTTATGCTTTCAGCTCTATATACCCCAGCCTCAATAATTATTTCATACACACTTGCCACAATATCTAAAGTATCTTGATCACACCCAGATACTATTTTAGTTATAGTTGTCAGTGTATTAATTTTATCCCCTGGATTTATTCTTTCAGGTGAATATCCTACTTTGAAATCTTTCCCATACTCTAATCCTGAAATTTCTTCTAATATAGGAATACATATTTCCTCTGTAGTTCCTGGATATACAGTTGATTCATATACAACGATAGACCCACTTGTTAAATTCCTAGCAAGAGTTCTAGTTGCTCCTATAACAGGTTTTAAATCTGGAGTTTTATCACTATTTATAGGTGTAGGCACCGCTACTATATGAAATTTTGCATCTTTTATATCTGCTTCATTGTATGTAAATTTCACAGAAGTTTTTCTTAGTTCTTCATTTCCCACTTCCTTTGTTGCATCATATCCATCTATATAATTTTGTACTTTTTCTTTGTTTATATCAAATCCAATTACATTTACGTGTTTTGCAAATTCTACCGCTAATGGTATACCTACATATCCTAATCCTATAATAGATATATTTTCTTCTTTTTTTAAAATTTTATTGTATAAATTCACTTTATAACCTCCATTATATATTGCCAATTGATTCATATTGTATTGAAGATGATTTTTCATAACAATTACGCCCATCTAATATTATTGCATTTTTCATAAGTTTTTTATAATTATTCACATCAAATCTCTTTATTTCGTCCCATTCTGTAAATATGAAACATATATCTGCACCTTCTATAGTTTCTTCTATAGATTCACAATATGTAATTTCATTTGGATATATTTTTTTAAAATTATCCATTCCAACAGGATCCCAAGCTTTTATATTAGCTCCATCTTCCAATAATATAGGAATGTTAACCAGAGATGGAGCTTCTCTTAAATCATCAGTCCCTGGTTTAAAAGTCAGGCCTAATATAGCAACTGTTTTCCCCTCCAAACTTTCATAGTATTTACGAGATTTTTTTATAAGTTTTATTTTTTGATTTTCGTTTACTTCTATAGCTGCTTTTATAGTTTTTAGCTCATAATCATGAAAATTTGCCAACCAGTGAAGAGCTTTTGTATCTTTTGGAAAACACGATCCGCCATAACCTATACCTGCATTTAAAAATTTATTTCCTATTCTATCATCATATCCCATACCTTTCGTAACATCATTTATATTTGCTCCAACAATTTCACATAAATTAGCAATTTCATTTATATAGGATATTTTAAGTGCTAAAAAATCGTTTGAAGCATATTTTATCATTTCAGCACTTTTTCTATTAGTTATTATTATCGGTATGTCAAATCCAGAATAAACATTTTTCATTACTTCACTAGCTTCTTTATCCTCTACACCTACAACAATTCTACTTGCTTGCAAGGTATCCTTTACCGCAGTTCCTTGAGCTAAAAACTCTGGATTTGAAACTACATCGACCTTAACATCAAATTTTAAATTATCTTTTATAATCTTCTCAACTTTATCATTAGTTCCAATTGGTACTGTAGATTTTACAACTACTACACAGTTTCTTTGAATACTTTGTGCAATTTGTTTCGCCACATTATATACATAACTTAGGTTAGCCGAACCATCCTTTTTCTCCGGAGTTCCTACTCCTATAAATATGACTTCGGCATTTTTATATGCTTCTTCATAATTCGATGTGTAATTTAGATTTTTTTTGTACTTTCTCATTAAAATTTCCAAATTTTCCTCATAAATAGGTGACTTTTCATTCCTCATCATTTCTAATTTATTTTCATCAATATCAACACAAGTAACCTTATGCCCTTTTGACGCTAAGCATACTGCGGTTACTAGTCCCACATATCCTGTCCCAGCTACAGCTAAATTCATGCTATTCAACTCCTTATGTTCATCTATTTTAGTTTTAATAATTTAATTACCACCCAGCAAGAAATATGCCATGAAGATCTTATTATTGATAAGTTTTCTATTTCTCTATATAAGTACCAGTGATATTTAACTAATTTTATTTTATTTCTTGATAATGAATTTTTTCTTAACCTATACAGCATAAGAGTATCATCTAATCCATATGCATATTTTTCTGATTTCAAAATTTTTAACCATAAGGCATCATCATTTCGCTTTCTTATATTAGGGGTTTCAAATTTACCTAAATTTTTTGCATTGTAAACTACAGTAGAATTTCCAATAGGGCAGCTTAAAAGAACGCCATTATAATCTACTTTTTCCTTAACTTCTATTGAAATACCATTTTCTTTTCCATCTTCATCAATTTGTTTATAGTTAGTACAAGTAAAATTATAATTGTTTTTTTTCATCCAATTTATTTGCTTTTCTAACTTATCATTAGTCCATAAGTCATCACTATCTAAAAAAGCAATGAATTCTCCTTTAGCCTTATCAACAGCTAAATTTCTTGCTATAGCTGCTCCTGAGTTTTCTTTTAATTTATAATATTTTATTCTATTATCTATTTTTATAAATTCATTTACTATATCCTCAGTTTTATCTTTTGAACAATCGTCCGATATAATTAATTCCCAATTTTCATATGTCTGATTTAAAACGCTTTTTATAGACTCTCCAATAAAATCTTCACAATTATATGTTGGCATTATAACTGATACTAATCCATCCATATACCCAACTCCAATACTTTTTATTTAGTTATTATTACTTCAATTGTCTTTAAAATCAACTTAAAATCTTCTACTAAAGATATATTTTTTATATATTTAACATTAAGTTCTATTTTAGTGGGCATTATGTCTTTTATATATGTTTCTTCTGGACTACTGCTTTCCCCTAAAATATCATTTTCATTTCTAAATTCTATAGATGCGTAATCTGTAATACCTGGCTGTACTAATAATATTTGTTCTTGATACTCATCATACAAATCCACATATTTAGGAACTTCTGGTCTAGGTCCAACTAAACTCATCTCTCCTTTAAATACATTTATAAGTTGTGGAAGTTCATCTAATTTACACTTTCGTATAAATTTCCCCACATTAGTTATTCTGCTGTCATTCCCTATAGTAATCTGTTTGCCTATCTTCTCTGCATCAGTAACCATTGTTCTAAACTTATAGATTTCAAAATTTTTTTTATTTTTCCCAACTCTTTGTTGTTTGAAGAATACAGGTCCTTTTGAGTCTATTTTTATTAATATAGCAATTAGTAAAAGTATAGGTGACAGAATAACCAATCCAAAAAACGATGCTCCTATATCAAATATTCTTTTAAATACCAGATTAATTTTTTTTTTTGTAATTCTTCTCTTATATCTACAAACTCTTTTATATCTTGCATTTGTCCTCCTTAGTTATATATGGCCTACTTATTTAATATTTTTTTTAAACTTTCAACTATATATAGTACATTCGATTCGCTTATAGTCGTATTTAATGGTAATGTTATTTCATTTTTATACATATTGAAAGTATTAGGATAATGCTCTATATTAAATCCTAAATTTTTATAAGCTGTTAATAATGGCAATGGTTTATAATGAACATTAGTTGAAATACCTGACTCAGCCATTTTAACGATAACTTCATTCCTAAATACTTCGTCTTTTCCTGTTAACCTAATTAAATATAAATGACCACTAGATTTATACTCATCAGTACAATGTTTAAGTACTTCTACTCCATCAATTTCATTTAATAGCTCATCATACTTATTTATAATTGCTTTTCTGTACTTAAGTAGTTTTTCATATCTACTTAACTGCCCTAATCCTATCGCTGCCATTATATCTGTCATATTGCATTTATATGCAGGTTCTATTATGTCATACTCCCAAGATCCTATCTTAGTCTTAGCTAATGCATCTTTTGTTTGTCCATGAAGTGATAAACAATTATATTTTTTGTATATTTCTTCATCATCAATTCCATCGATACTCTTCCAAGTAACGGCTCCACCTTCTGCTGTAGTAAGATTCTTAACAGCATGAAAAGAAAAGCTTGTAAAATCAGATATACTTCCACTCATTTTCCCTTTGTAACTTGCCCCAAATGAATGAGCTCCATCAGCTATTACAGTTACCCTTCCTATAGACCTTTGTATTTCATTATTTGCTTTGAATAAGTCTTTTTTGCTATTTACAACATCAAAAATCTTGTCATAATCACAAGGTACTCCTGCTAGGTCAACGCATATAATAGCTTTCGTTTTTTCTGTTATAGCTTCTCCTAATTTTTCATAATCCATTTGGTATGAACCTTCTGCTGTATCAACTAAAACTATCTTTGCTCCAACATGATGTATAACACTTGCTGATGCAGTATATGTATAAGCACTTGTTATAACTTCATCTCCTGGTCCTATTCCTAAAACTCTTAATGTCATTTCCATTCCTGCAGTGGCAGAGTTTAAGCATATAGCTCTATTTGTTGTGCAGTAATCAGCTATCTTTCTTTCAAATTTCTTAGTCTTTGGACCTGTCGTAATCCAACCTGATTTTAATACTTCTACAACATTATTTATTTCAACATCCGTTATATCTGGTGGTGAAAATGGAATATTCATATTTTATGCCCCCTTAAGTGATTTATCATTTGCTTCTTCCGGTCTTATATAAGTAGTAACTAATTCTCTCATTACGTTATCAATTAGATCTACTTCTTCCTTATCAACAATAGACTTTAAAATCTCTAAATGCATCTTGCATCTTTCTGAATCAAAGTCTATTGGTTTTCCAATAAATATCTTCTTATGATCAGTGTTAGTTAATCCTTCCTCTGACATAAGTAACTCTTCATATAACTTTTCTCCTGGTCTAAGTCCAGTAAACTTAATCTTTATATCTACATTTGGTTCAAATCCACTAAGTCTAATTAAATTATCTGCCAAATCAACTATCTTAACTGGATCTCCCATATCAAGAACAAATATCTCTCCACCTTTTGCCATAGCGCCTGCTTGTATAACAAGTTGAACAGCTTCTGGTATTGTCATAAAGTATCGTATAATATCTGGGTGAGTTATAGTTACTGGTCCACCTTCTTCAATTTGCTTTTTAAATAACGGAATAACACTTCCATTGCTTCCAAGTACATTTCCGAACCTAACTGCTACAAACTCTGTTTCACTTTTTTCATTCATAGTTTGTATTATCATTTCTGCTGCTCTTTTTGTTGCTCCCATT
The nucleotide sequence above comes from Paraclostridium bifermentans. Encoded proteins:
- a CDS encoding sugar transferase, with translation MTKKKINLVFKRIFDIGASFFGLVILSPILLLIAILIKIDSKGPVFFKQQRVGKNKKNFEIYKFRTMVTDAEKIGKQITIGNDSRITNVGKFIRKCKLDELPQLINVFKGEMSLVGPRPEVPKYVDLYDEYQEQILLVQPGITDYASIEFRNENDILGESSSPEETYIKDIMPTKIELNVKYIKNISLVEDFKLILKTIEVIITK
- a CDS encoding glycosyltransferase family 2 protein, which encodes MDGLVSVIMPTYNCEDFIGESIKSVLNQTYENWELIISDDCSKDKTEDIVNEFIKIDNRIKYYKLKENSGAAIARNLAVDKAKGEFIAFLDSDDLWTNDKLEKQINWMKKNNYNFTCTNYKQIDEDGKENGISIEVKEKVDYNGVLLSCPIGNSTVVYNAKNLGKFETPNIRKRNDDALWLKILKSEKYAYGLDDTLMLYRLRKNSLSRNKIKLVKYHWYLYREIENLSIIRSSWHISCWVVIKLLKLK
- a CDS encoding DegT/DnrJ/EryC1/StrS family aminotransferase, encoding MNIPFSPPDITDVEINNVVEVLKSGWITTGPKTKKFERKIADYCTTNRAICLNSATAGMEMTLRVLGIGPGDEVITSAYTYTASASVIHHVGAKIVLVDTAEGSYQMDYEKLGEAITEKTKAIICVDLAGVPCDYDKIFDVVNSKKDLFKANNEIQRSIGRVTVIADGAHSFGASYKGKMSGSISDFTSFSFHAVKNLTTAEGGAVTWKSIDGIDDEEIYKKYNCLSLHGQTKDALAKTKIGSWEYDIIEPAYKCNMTDIMAAIGLGQLSRYEKLLKYRKAIINKYDELLNEIDGVEVLKHCTDEYKSSGHLYLIRLTGKDEVFRNEVIVKMAESGISTNVHYKPLPLLTAYKNLGFNIEHYPNTFNMYKNEITLPLNTTISESNVLYIVESLKKILNK
- a CDS encoding O-antigen polymerase — protein: MGFNFIFKISRFTLGISIVGIFTLMGIFIKDKIIYAIWNILLVYNLYGTVIVYQYNEYSFKPTIATLIMLGSILLVSNIKFNFKPSKYNIELNQNILRKILIVSLILLIPFIIKYIDKINLKNLLLIDIYDTRLDFREINMGILGYLVSPLTRVGAPILMAYSIKYKKKNTFFLSLFIILYIFLCGAVKSIFIGIFAVIIFYRGDYIDKPIIFVKLVTIISIFGILLYYISGNTFLLDGFIRRVFFIPPYLDNIYYDFFTGNYTYGLHSPIGAILGKQDSVLHGYSSLSMYIGDGIMKKAGSNANVGVLTEGYFSFGWIGVIIFSLVIGLIYNILRCTNMNSILFGVIFIYIYYLNTSFISTLMLTHGLALFLIFSIVFLYRKSE
- a CDS encoding UDP-glucose dehydrogenase family protein encodes the protein MNLAVAGTGYVGLVTAVCLASKGHKVTCVDIDENKLEMMRNEKSPIYEENLEILMRKYKKNLNYTSNYEEAYKNAEVIFIGVGTPEKKDGSANLSYVYNVAKQIAQSIQRNCVVVVKSTVPIGTNDKVEKIIKDNLKFDVKVDVVSNPEFLAQGTAVKDTLQASRIVVGVEDKEASEVMKNVYSGFDIPIIITNRKSAEMIKYASNDFLALKISYINEIANLCEIVGANINDVTKGMGYDDRIGNKFLNAGIGYGGSCFPKDTKALHWLANFHDYELKTIKAAIEVNENQKIKLIKKSRKYYESLEGKTVAILGLTFKPGTDDLREAPSLVNIPILLEDGANIKAWDPVGMDNFKKIYPNEITYCESIEETIEGADICFIFTEWDEIKRFDVNNYKKLMKNAIILDGRNCYEKSSSIQYESIGNI
- a CDS encoding glycosyltransferase family 4 protein; amino-acid sequence: MKVLHICSYYIGSKLYKNLITNLDELGVSNEVYIPINSDKLINKNYKDGLKSTNYIYSKNFNNLDRLNFKLKMKKIYKDMLNKVNLSDVDVIHAHSLFVNGYIAYKLKQEKNIDYIVAVRNTDINVFFKYMPHLRTLGLEIMKSAKKVIFISHSYRDYMLENYIDEDMKLNLEVIPNGVNQFWIENICLEKKKIDNQINLIYVGEFNKNKNVESLIHATKLLNQKGYCINLNLVGKGNRLKKIKKLSSSDVEHIKIHGYMEKEQLIKLYKDAHIFAMVSQYETFGLVYVEALTQGVPVIYTKGQGFDGYFKDGYVGYSANYNDIDNICEKIEDLIKNYNEVSSFKRDKIYEFNWNTVAKKYISIYENITKS
- a CDS encoding nucleotide sugar dehydrogenase, which gives rise to MNLYNKILKKEENISIIGLGYVGIPLAVEFAKHVNVIGFDINKEKVQNYIDGYDATKEVGNEELRKTSVKFTYNEADIKDAKFHIVAVPTPINSDKTPDLKPVIGATRTLARNLTSGSIVVYESTVYPGTTEEICIPILEEISGLEYGKDFKVGYSPERINPGDKINTLTTITKIVSGCDQDTLDIVASVYEIIIEAGVYRAESIKVAEAAKVIENSQRDINIAFMNELAMVFNKMGIDTQEVLKAASTKWNFLNFKPGLVGGHCIGVDPYYFIYKAEELGYHSQIILSGRKINDGMANYVVENTIKKLIKAEKKINGCKVAILGLTFKENCPDTRNTKVIDIINELKDYGIEVLIYDPIADKQEAFDEYKIQLNSIDELNSVDAVIYAVEHNDFKQMSIEQLTGMYNDDKKVLIDIKGIYNKSDLDKNEFIYWRL